One region of Rhizoctonia solani chromosome 9, complete sequence genomic DNA includes:
- a CDS encoding flavin-containing monooxygenase/FMO family protein: MKTRVCIVGAGAAGMSCAYALSKHTEKYEVTIFDKQTEAGGMATSISIDAERYGASYINDGVQGCSPAFANTIKMFKLLGYECTEVGMQISFGTGPNFWSNVFPSPLVRSFESDIAKFGRALKTIKRLEPIFAFIPIQRMLSLFRFSPSFGERMVYPLAALFFGTGNQTPYVSSAILARVFLDPSMRLFEFDDRSLLASIPTMFAFPRLGDVYRAWQQGIEKTGATFKLGHEVKNVVQRKDSSKGGVVVEYAKGDAEELESETFDELVMATDADAALKILGKSATWMERQVLGSVKYLYDITITHNDLDYMNKHYETKFKDSLAADPQPEHAKDDQDAIELGRKEFKPLYYTKQYEDDKRKIEMSFDLTHYQPQFKGIASTPGDKGLDHIPHDEKPMEQHVFQTIFLDRDSSEGMWTWNEIPKEKRIYEKWWKQQSHRWQHYAKVVPWMMFINGKNHTHFAGAWSVLNMHELAVTSGFAAAYRLGADFPFRGDDDCERLFKLYLALSHGTRARKEDRKGFFV; this comes from the exons ATGAAGACCCGGGTGTGCATCGTCGGCGCTGGGGCGGCTGGAATGTCCTGTGCTTATGCACTTAGTAAACATACCGAAAAGTACGAAGTTACTATATTTGATAAACAAACTGAagctggaggaatggcaacTTCGATATCCATTGATGCCGAGCGGTATGGGGCAAGCTACATCAATGATGGAGTTCAAGGATGTTCTCCTGCATTTGCCAATAC CATCAAAATGTTCAAGCTACTGGGCTATGAATGTACCGAGGTCGGGATGCAGATATCATTTGGTACAGGCCCCAATTTTTGGTCCAACGTTTTCCCTTCTCCGCTTGTTCGCTCGTTCGAATCAGATATTGCAAAGTTCGGTCGTGCTCTTAAAACGATCAAACGCCTTGAACCCATATTTGCTTTCATACCCATCCAACGCATGCTTTCATTGTTCCGATTCAGCCCGTCCTTTGGCGAACGTATGGTCTACCCCTTGGCTGCATTATTCTTTGGAACAGGGAACCAGACACCTTATGTTAGCTCAGCAATTCTTGCACGCGTATTTCTAGACCCGAGTATGCGGCTTTTTGAATTCGACGATAGGAGTTTGTTGGCGAGCATCCCCACGATGTTTGCCTTCCCCCGACTGGGCGATGTGTATCGTGCGTGGCAGCAAGGGATCGAAAAGACGGGGGCGACCTTCAAGCTAGGCCACGAAGTTAAGAACGTAGTCCAGAGAAAGGACTCTAGCAAGGGTGGAGTTGTTGTCGAGTATGCGAAAGGGGACGCCGAAGAACTCGAGAGCGAGACGTTTGATGAGCTCGTCATGGCTACTG ATGCAGATGCAGCGCTTAAAATTCTGGGAAAATCGGCAACTTGGATGGAACGTCAAGTGCTAGGTAGTGTCAAATATCT ATATGATATTACAATCACTCATAACGACTTGGATTATATGAACAAG CACTACGAAACCAAGTTCAAAGATTCTCTTGCTGCCGATCCTCAACCCGAGCATGCAAAAGACGATCAAGATGCAATCGAATTGGGTAGAAAAGAGTTCAAACCTTTATACTATACCAAACAGTACGAGGATGACAAACGCAAAATTGAGATGAGTTTTG ACTTAACTCATTACCAACCGCAGTTTAAGGGTATTGCCAGTACACCAGGAGATAAAGGGTTGGATC ATATTCCCCACGACGAGAAACCCATGGAGCAACATGTGTTCCAAACTATCTTTTTGGATAGGGATAGCTCTGAAGGAATGTGGACGTGGAACGAAATCCCAAAAGAGAAACGCATATACGAGAAATGGTGGAAACAG CAATCCCACAGGTGGCAGCACTACGCTAAAGTTGTCCCCTGGATGATGTTTATAAATGGCAAAAACCACACCCA TTTTGCTGGGGCATGGAGTGTCCTCAATATGCATGAACTCGCAGTTACTTCTGGATTCGCAGCGGCATACCGGCTTGGTGCAGACTTCCCTTTCCGAGGAGACGATGATTGTGAGAGATTGTTCAAGTTGTACTTGGCATTGAGCCACGGCACCCGTGCG AGGAAAGAAGATCGCAAAGGGTTCTTCGTATAG